The DNA segment gaggagaggcgagagattgtggcagaggtgcggcaaatggggtacttggcccaggagagccgagggcccaggggcagcacgggcccagctcacactgcgatatgtgagcgcactgggtccgtgcagcagagctggtctccggtcgtcctgggtaacccttgccactggaccaagacctcgctctgtcaggcccgtgtggtggctggtgtgcaacggtcaccccacgttaaacaatccacccacaggcatcttccaccgctggagttcaggactggaatatcgggtcctccattgaaacacctgagaactcgtctctaactgtggaagcaagtcatcctcatttgagggaccacctatgatatgatgatgctaTAGTGTGTCGATTTGCCACACACTTTATTAGGATCGGACATGTCTTTCTGATACATCACATGATCGAACTGAACAATTGACCCAGTGGCAGAAACCATTTGAGGAGGTGCTCAGCTGGACAGAGCAGCAGGTCCCAGGGTCAATTCCCCAGCTTGGTCACTTGGAatacacaggactgctccgtgcccgCGTTTGATCTCCACCAGCCTCCACCCATTCTGCTTCATCTCAgccgatcaacatatccttctattcctttctcccccatgtgcttatctttgagtcacaaggttgtatgttcaagtcccactccagagacttgaacataaaaatctaggctgacagtcccagtgcagtgctgagggagcgccgcactgtcggaggggcagtactgagggagtactgcactgtcggaggggcagtactgagggagtgtcgcactgtcggaggggcagcactgagggaatgccacacagtcggaggggcagtactgagggggcgccgcactgtcggaggggcagtactgagggagcgccgcactgtcggaggggcagtactgagggagcgccgcactgtcggaggggcagtactgagggagtgctgcactgtcggaagggcagtactgacggagtgctgcattgtcggaggggcagtactgagggagtgccgcactgtcagaggggcagtactgagggagtactgcactgtcggaggggcagtactgagggagtgccgcactgtcggaggggctgttctgagggagcgccgcactgtccgagaggcagtactgagggagcgccgcactatgggaggggcagtactgagggagtgccgcactgtcggagaggcagtactgagggagcgccgcactatgggaggggcactactgagggagtgctgcactgtcggaggggccgacttttggatgagacgttaaaccccgtctgctctctcaggtggatgtaaaagatcccatggcactatttcgaagaacagcaggggagttctccccggtgtcctggccaatatctatccctcaatcaacgtaacaaaatctaattgtctggtcattatcacatcgctgtttatgggagcttgctgtgcgcaaattaactgccgTATTttacacattacaacaatgactacactgcaaatacattggctgtaaagcgatttgggatgtccagaggttgtgaaaggcgctatataaatgcaagtctttctttttcttttcgttcagcctccccttaaatgcatcgatattattcacctcgacccctccctgtggcagcgagttccacattctcaccgctccctggggaaagaggtttctcctgaattccccgttgggtttattACTGGAGGCGACAGTTAAATGCAGGACAGTTGAATGCGGAACATCATTGACAAATGGATGGCTAAAATTGCATTTTGTTCTTGTCAAGTGTTCAGGAGGCGACAGTTGAATGCACCACCGGGCGAGGGAGATTAAACTATAACAAGACCTCCCCTCCCGCGCCCCCTGCTAacttggtcaccctgcagcaaaGTGCGTGTCTGCGTATGTTGGGTGAAGGGTTACGATTATCACCAGGCTCACTGCACATCAAAGACCTTGGTTTTAGTTGAAACACTTGGGGAGGTTTCGAAGAGACAGGAGTCTGACACCTCCTccgacctccccctggaccatgaccccaccactgaatatCAAGCCATCATTTTCCCAGACCCTGACtgccctcatctcctctggagatcttccctccacagccaccaacctcatagttccccaaccccacacagcccgttTCTACCTCcttcacaaacaggactgccccggtggaCCCATCGTTtcggcctgttcttgccccacacaacttatttcttcctatcgcgactctattttttctccccttgtccactcactTCCCACCGACATCcgtgactcctccgacgccctccgtcactttaacagtttccagtttcccggccccaaccgtcccCTTTTCACCacagacgtccaatccctctacacccccatcccccaccaggacggcctgagggcgttctgcttcttcctcgagcagaggcccgaccagtccccatcccccaccctcctctacccggctgaacttgttctcacattgaacaacttctcctttaactcccctcgaccgtgtccattccatttcccgcacctctgctctcaccccttcccctccctccccgaaccacgatagggttcctcttgccaacaacaacaacaacaacctgtattcatatagcatctttaacgtagtggaacatcccaaggcgcttcacaggaacgttatgagataaaaaatttgacaccgagccgcataaatagaaattagcgcaggtgaccaaaagcttggtcaaagagggaggttttaaggagcatcctgaaggaggaaagagaggtggagaagcagagaggtttagggagggagttccagagcttggggcccaggcaacagaaggtacggccaccgatggttgagtgattataatcagggatgctcaagggggcagaattagaggaacgcagacatctcggggggttgtggggctggaggagattacagagatagggaggggcgtgggccatggagggatttgtaaacaaggatgagatgagatgtcctcacctttcacctttCACCTTTCAtctcaccagcctccacgttcaacggatcatcctccgccatttccaccacctccagcgtgaccccaccaccaatcacatctccccctcccctcccctctcagcgttccgaagggaccgctcaatCCGGGACACCCTGGccaattccgcagtcacccccagctccccctcccctcccggtgtctggggaccaatatttatccctcaataaacatcagtagaagcagattacctggtcattatcacattgttgtctgtgggagcttgctgtgcacaaaatggctgctgcgtttcccacattccaacagtgagggcactttaaaaagtacttcattggctgtaaagtgctttgggaagttttGTGAAAGGCCGTGTggcaatgccagtctttctttataaGCCCTGACTGTGGATGAATGAGAATTTTTTCATCTCAACACACTAATTGGTTATTGTTGCAGGAGCACTCTTCATTAACACCTGCCAATCGCACTGCTGAATGATTTAACATTATACACAGGTTTTGCTCCCTTTTAGCTTCAAAAGTACCGTTGTTATTTTTCTGCAGAATAATTTGAAATcgcatttattgtgttcctaacacagatgagactgcacacagggaggttaaagtaacagtgacctcagtctttaataagacactccagagtgaggaacaggccttaggggccaacttatatacagtgctccccagggatgctgggatcccttgggacttcaggggattcacttcctggtggcggaacatggggatacatgctttacagatacacaacatcactcccccccgcaaagtcaaagtgaaaactatttacaaggtgaggtggtcgggagcctttctttccctggtggaccacctcggtacaaatgtctgttctggtgtgttggctgtgccctcgctgggttggtgtgttgttggctctgcagggctgctgggtgagcctggccttgctgggctgttggacgtgatgggttcgatttcctggtccggggtggtgtcgttgatcctttgggtgtatgttgtgggctcgaaaaaggtggtgtctgctgtgggttgttcagggcagtctgtgaaccgcagcctcgtttggtccaggtactttctgcaaatttgtccattgtctagtttgactacaaacaccctactcccttctttagctatcaccgtgcccgcggtccacttgggaccatgtccatagtttagcacatacacagggtcattcagatcaatttcccgtgacacagtggcgtgaccatcgtttacattttgttgctgccgcctgctctctacctgatcatgcaggttggggtgaaccagcgagagtctggttttaagtgtccttttcatgagtagctcagccgggggcacccctgtgagtgagtggggtctcgtgcggtagctgagcagtactcgggacaggcgggtttggagtgagccttctgtgactcgtttaaggctctgtttgattgtttgtactgcccgctctgcctgcccattgaaggctggtttaaacggggccgaggtgacatgtttgatcccattgcgggtcatgaattctttaaatttggcactggtgaaacatggcccgttgtcactgaccagtatgtcaggcaggccgtgggtggcaaacatggccctcaggctttcaatggtggcggtggcggtgcttcccgacattatttcacattcaatctattttgaaaaagcatccaccaccaccaggaacattttaccgagaaacgggcccgcatagtcgacatggatcctcgaccatggtctggagggccaggaccacaaacttagtggtgcctctctgggcgcgttgctcaactgagcacacacgctgcattgccgtacacaggactctaagtcagagtcgataccagaccaccacatgtgggatctggctatcgctttcatcattactatacccgggtgtgtgctgtggagatccaagatgaacgtctccctgcccttttttggtagcactacgcggttaccccacaacaggcagtctgcctgaatggacagctcgtcctttcgccgctagaacggcttgattggctcttgcatttcaacaggaatgctggcccagctcccatgcagtacacagtttttttacaagggacagcagaggatcttggctggtccaagtcctaatctggtgggccgtgacaggtgatttatcattttcaaatgcttccatgaccatcaacaagtctacgggctgcgccaccatcaacaagtttgcagactgcgccatttccaaccccgtggtgggcaatggtagccgactgagagcatgcgcacagttctcggtgcctggcctgtggcggatggtatagttatacgctgatagcgtgagtgcccacctttgtatgcgggctgaggcattagtatttatccccttgttttcagcgaacagggatatgaggggcttgtgatcggtttccagctcaaatttgaggccaaacagctcatgatgcattttctttaccccgaacacacacgctaatgcctctttctcaatcatgctgtaggccctctcggccttcgacaagctcctggaagcataggcgacaggttgcaacttcccgcaacgttagcttgttgtaatacacacccgattccgtacaacgatgcatcacatgctagcacaagtcttttacacgggttatacaatacaagcagcttgttggagcataaaatgttctggctttctcaaaagcaattacttgttttttccccatacccagttctcacatttacacaataacacatgtaggggctctaaaagggtgcttaaccccggtaggaagttaccaaaatagttgaggagtcccaggaacgaccgcagctccgtgacgttctgtggcctgggcacgttcctgatagcctctgtcttggcgtctgtgggccgaatgccgtccgccgcgatctttctccccaaaaactccacttctgttgccatgaagatgcatttcgacctcttcagccacagccctacgcgatccagtcactggaggttctcctccaggttttgtaggtgctcgacagtgtcccgacccgtgaccaatatgtcgtcctgaaaaaccaccgtgcgtggtaccgacttgatttggctctccatgtttctctggaagatcgctgcagccgaccgaattccaaacaggaatctgttgtagatgaacagtcccttgtgcgtgttgatgcaggtgaggccctttgaagactcctccagctcctgcgtcatgtaggccgaagtcaggtcgagcttggtgaacgtcttgcctcctgccagcatcgcaaataggtcgtctgccttaggtagcggctattggtcctgtagtgagaaacgtttaatagttactttataattgccacaaatactgaccgtgccatcacttttgagtactggaaaaatcgggctggcccactcgctgaattccactggggagatgatgccctcgcattgcagcatgtccagctcgatttccactctctccctcatcatgtgaggtaccgctcgcgccttgtggtgaatgggtcgcgcctctgagaccaagtggatccgcacctgcgccccagaaaagtttccaatgcctggttcaaaaagggaaggaaatttgttcagaacctgggtacatgaggcctcatcgacatgggatagcgctcggatatcatcccagttccagcggattttgcccagccagctccttccaagtagtgtggggccatcgcccgggacaatccagagtggcagttcatgcaccgtgccctcgtaggtgaccttgaccatggcgctgcccaggacactgataagctctttggtttacgttctcagtttcgtgtggatggggctcagggctggtctgaatgccttgttgcaccacagtctctcaaacatcttttaactcatgatggattggctagcgccagtgtccagttccatggctacgggtaagccattcaattttacatttagcattataggtggacattgcgtcgaaaatatgtgcaccccgtgtacttcagcatctgcctcctctctctgaggctcgaaattgctttgatccaacatggaccgatattcctctgccacgtggtggttagcaggttttgcagagcttgcagctcatctgcaagctcgttggaggtgccccattgttccacagctcgagcaaacataccctttgaagcgacatgaataggctgaatggaagcctccacaacgccaacaaggtgtgaattgccttgcattcatcctttgttgtggactctgagtcatctgggtcacctgaggcctgctggcagttgcagactcgtggtttctgccctgtacatttctgctcgcaaatacagttccagttaatttatgaacattgctagcacttgtgtgctgagagatttgtttggtgttatcactggtggacataaacgcctgtgctatcgcaatggccttactgagggtcggtgtctctacagtcaaaagttttcctaggatggtctcgtggccaatgtccagtacaaaaaagtctctgagcatttgctccaggtagccatcaaactcacattgtcctgcaagtcgccttagcttggcgacgtagctcaccacttcctgaccttcagatcgctggcacgtgtagaaccgatacctcgccatcagcacactctccctcgggttaagatgctcccgaaccagtgtacacagctcctcatacgacttatctgtgggtttcaccggagccagaagattcttcatgaggctgtaggtcggtgccccgcagaccgtgaggaggaccgctctcctttttgcagcgcttccttctccgtccagctcgttggctacaaagtactggtctagccgttcgacataggcttctcagtcctcaccctccgagaacttctccaggatgcccacagtttgctgcatctttgcgttggattcgtattctcatcgccagttattgtgttcctaacacagatgaggctgcacacagggaggttaaagtaacagtgacctcagtctttattacgacactccagagtgaggaacaggccttaggggtcggcttatatacagtgctcccaagggatgctgggatcccttgggacttcaggggatgtgctccctggtgacggaacatgggagtgcatgctttacagatgcacaacagcaTTGTGTTTTTGACAGAGACAGAGGTGGCAGGCCCCTCAGTGCCCACGACAGGAAGCAGGGAACCAGCACAGCAGACCCCTGGCCCCCACCTCACGTGTCACGGGAAAGCGAGCAATGGGCGCCGCAGCGTGGCCTGGGGGCGCCGCAGCGTGGCCTGGGGGTGCCGCAGGGTGGCATGGGGGCGCCGCAGGGTGGCCTGGGGATGACGCAGGGTGGCCTGGGGTGACGCAGGGTGGCCTGGGGGCGCCGCAGGGTGGCATGGGGGGAGCAATTCTCCTTGAGCGTCAGTGCAGGCTGGATGAGAGTGAATCGCCACACTTCCCCACACCGCTCGATGCACAAAACAGGAagaaacgaaagacttgcattgatagagcgcctttcacgaccatcggatgtctcaaagcactttagggcgaatgaagtactttttgaagtgttgtaataagGGAAACGCCGTAACCAATTTGTGGGGTGTGGGGGATTCGGGTCccaggggcgggggatgggggggtcgggacgagggagcggggggcgggggggtgggatgaGGGAGTGGAGGGATCAGGACAAGGAAGTGGAGggttcggggcgagggagcggcgggttcggggcgagggagcgggtcctccattgaaatatctgtgaactaatgtggaagcaagtcatcctcgttcgaggggcggCCTGTGATGACATGGGAAGTTCACACCGATAGTGTGCATGGGGATAGTGTACATGGGGACAGTGTACATGGGGATAGTGTACATGGGGATAGTGTACACGAGGATAGTGTACATGGAGATAGTGTACACGGTGATAGTGTACACGGGGATAGCGTACATGGCGATAGTGTACATGGGGATAGTGTAAATGGGGATtgtgcacacggggatagtgtacACAGTGGTAGTGTATACAGTAATAGTTACATGCGGATAATGTACATGGGGAGAGTGTACACAGTGATAGTGCACATGAGGATAGTGTACATGCGGATAGTGTACATGAGGATAGAGTACATGGGGATGGTGTACACGTTGATAGTGTACATGGGGATAATGTACATGGTGATAGTGTACATGGGGATAGTGTACATGGGGATAGTGTACATGGGaatagtacacacagggatagtgtacaTAGTGATCGTGTACATGGGGATAGTGTACATGTGGATAGTATACACGGGGATAGTATACACGATGATAGTGTACATAGGGATAGTGTACAAGGTGATAGTATACACGGTGATAGTGTACATGGAGATAGTGTACATGGGGATAGTATACATGGGGATAGTGTACATGGGGATAGTGTACATGGGGATAGTGTACACGGTGATAGTGTACACGGGGATAGTGTACATGGGAATAGTGTACATTGGGCTAGTGTACAGGGGGATAGTGTACACGGGGATAGTATACACGATGATAGTGTACATAGGGATAGTGTACATGGTGATAGTATACACGGTGATAGTGTACATGGGGATAGCATACATGGTGCTAGTGTACATGGGGATAGTGTACACGGGGATAGTGTACATGGGGATAGTGTATCCTGTGATACTCTACACGGGGACAGTGTGCATGGGgataggggacatggggatagtatACATGGAGATAGTGTGCATGGAGATAGTGTACATGGGGATAGTATACACGGGGATAGTATACACGGTGATAGTGTACACAGTGATAGTATACACGGTGATAGTGTGCATGGGGATGgtgttgtattgtatggggttaatcacatagggttaattatgatatttagacatttacagtgtgtctctgtcccatgccccgtggaatgttgttgctatagagagagagggacgcgACCTTGGgaccacaccagcttgttatgagacggtcggcacctcgagatctcatgctttgtggacgaggagctggggccttacagattcggagttggccataagccacatgtttgttcaatagtatgtttgtttgacagtataaaggaacagcactgtcccgtagctctttgaacttcaccttggaccgtgattcgcgagcggtgccgggaccccccaaggctccagaccagccgtcgcagcagagttcccgacgggccgaaggctgtgagcgttgttgcatcttctcatacttctcttttcttcataaactgtattattatgtttcttttctctcagtaaccggtgttttatctttacttcatttgtcttgtctcttatttatcattcatccagatcccgaacctgggtcgattattatcgatccaaaacattttggcgtcacgaacaggatctggtaaaatgtttaagagaaaagacaagacgcagtctcctcctgcgggagagaagtatagaataccagggtgcggcacgagggatgagggttttggctctcttgccaaggtgctagcccggtttggacccccgcaacattgtgatacgccgttattggaacagagcaaagatagagccGTATCCCAcgtggtactgtctctcctggaggaagcgagcttcccacaggagaaaaatagtcctccacaaatgggatggattttgttgacagccttaagggcgatgtgtaaacaacttaaggaaagtgaggcagaaaacctacagttaaaaacagctgttaaggttttggaaagtcaaaactcgaccctgagtgaagcggtccgcactgcacaagagcaggcggacaaggtcaatgaacaatcagaaactgg comes from the Pristiophorus japonicus isolate sPriJap1 chromosome 15, sPriJap1.hap1, whole genome shotgun sequence genome and includes:
- the LOC139225813 gene encoding uncharacterized protein; translation: MYAIPMYTITVYTITMYTIPMYTIIVYTIPVYTIPLYTSPMYTIPMYTIPVYTITVYTIPMYTIPMYTIPMYTIPMYTISMYTITVYTITLYTIPMYTIIVYTIPVYTIHMYTIPMYTITMYTIPVCTIPMYTIPMYTIPMYTITMYIIPMYTINVYTIPMYSILMYTIRMYTILMCTITVYTLPMYIIRM